The following nucleotide sequence is from Mucilaginibacter sp. cycad4.
CAATAGTCAAAATGCATTAAACTGCATAGCATAATTTAACAATTGCACTATTTTTGTTCTATGCTGAAACGAAGATATGGGCAAATAATTGCAGAGAGCGGGTTTGATCATAAAAAATATGCGTAAATAATTAAATTTACTTAATAATGAAGTTGAATAAAAAAACACTTAACTTCATAACCCAACTAATCTGTTTTTGTTTAAATCAATATAAATTGCTTTCATGAAAAAGTATAAGCTATACTGCGTATTTGTACTTTTACTACTGTGTATAAAGGCTAAAGCGCAATATCTTTCTGACTATACCGGCCGTCCATATTATCTTAAAACCAACGATGGCATACAAGGCAGCCCCCTCCTTACCGATAACTGGCTGAATGGCACTGTTGATTTCGTTAACGGCAAAAAAGCTAGTGCAATACTGAACTATAATATTTACGGGGATGAACTTTTGTTTAAGAGCCCCCGGGATTCATCGGTACAGGCCTTTGTTGACCCGGTGAAAGGTTTTTCAATAAAAGGCATTGCGCTTGAAGAAAGTGACCAAACGGATATGAACTTTAGCAGCGGTTTCCCGGCTGTAGATGATCAAACCCCAAAAACTTTTTACCAGGTAGTAGGAGACGGGAAGGTAAAACTGCTCCGTTATTACAAGAAAAAAGTACTTGAGTCAACGGGTTTTGCTTCGCAGGTGACCACCAAAACCTTCATGATGGCCAACAGCTACTACCTTTTTGCTAATAACCAAATGACCAGGATCCGGCCGTCGCAAAAAACCATCCTTGCAGCAATGAGCGATAAGGCCGATAAAATGCAGGAGTATATCAAAACCAACAAAGTTGATTTTAAAAGCGATGCCGCCTTAGCTAAATTATTCAGCTATTACAACTCGCTTTAAAATCATCCCCTCTTATCAGGCTTTGCTCCAGGTGGTGCCTTCTTTACTATCTTTTAGCTGGAAACCTATTTGTGATAAACCGTCACGAATCTTATCCGATGTGGCATAATCCTTATTGGCTTTAGCCCCGCTGCGCAAGTCGACAATAAAGTTTAACACTTTTGGCAGATCGTCATTAGCCGCCTGCTCATTCTGTAAGCCCAGTACATCAACCACAAATAAATTCATAAGCGCAGTTAACTGCTCAAGGTTAGCGGCATCAATTTTCAATTTACCATCATATACCGAATTGATGATACGCGATGCTTCAAATAGCTCGGCAATTAAAACCGGGCTGTTAAAATCATCGTTCATAGCCGCATAGCAACGTTCCATTAATGGTGCTATTTCAACTTCGGTAGTGGCAGATGCTTTTAATCCGTCGGTAAGCAGGGTGAAGGCGTTCATGAGGCGTTTAAACCCTTTTTCGGATGCTTCCATGGCTTCGTTGCCAAAATCAAGCGTACTGCGGTAATGGGCCTGCAGCATGAAAAACCTCACGGTCATTGGGCTGTAGCCTTTGTTTAATATCGAGTTTTCGCCGCTAAACAATTCGTGCGGTAAAAAGCTGTTACCTAATGATTTCGACATTTTTTGGCCGTTTACCGTAAGCATATTGGTATGCACCCAGTAATTGGCCGGGTTGGTACCGCAGCAAGCTACATTTTGGGCAATTTCATTGGTATGGTGCGTTGGCACAAGATCTATCCCGCCGCCATGAATATCAAAATGACTGCCAAGGTATTTCTGGCTCATGGCCGAGCATTCCAGGTGCCAGCCCGGAAAGCCCACGCCCCACGGCGAAGGCCACTTCATCAGGTGTTCGGGTTTGGCTTTTATCCACAGTGCAAAATCAAGCTTGCCATGTTTTTCCTGCTGACCGCCAAGTGTACGGGTGTTATTTAATAGATCTTCGAGATTACGGCCGCTTAGTATGCCATAGTCCTGGCTTTTGTTATATTTTTCAACATCAAAATAAATGGTGCCGTCAACCTCGTAAGCATAGCCCCGGGCAAGTATCTCCTTCACCATTTCTATCTGCTCAATGATATGGCCGGTAGCTGTAGGTTCAATGCTTGGGGGCAGGTTGTTCAGGATCCTCATCACGTCCCTGAAGCCAACGGTGTATTTTTGTACTATCTCCATTGGCTCAAGCTGTGCAAGCTTGGCTTTTTTTGCAATTTTGTCTTCACCCTCGTCGCCCGCATCACCTTCAAGGTGGCCTGCATCGGTCACATTACGTACGTAGCGCACCTTGTAGCCAATAGCTGTAAGGTACCTGAACATAAGGTCGAAAGATATATAAGTACGGCAATTGCCTAAGTGAACATCGCTATAAACAGTAGGCCCGCAAACATACATACCAACATGCGGCGCGTTAATGGGCTTAAATAACTCTTTTTTACGGGTTAAAGTGTTGTAAACAAACAAATTTTGTTGCATGAGCGCAAACTTACGATTTTTTCAATTTTAAGTTACTGCCTGCCGGCTTTCGGGTTTATTTTTACAAACCAAGAGCAATGATCTATATTAATTCAGTACAAGATCGCTCCGTAAAGGATAATGGTCTGAAAGTTTTTTTTCGATCACCTTGTAGTTGAAAACTGAAAATTGCGGACTGCTCATGATATAGTCTATCTGGTAATTAGGGAAGTCGCCGTTATAAGTGCGGCCTAAGCCCGAGCCTTTTTCGCGGAATGAATTGTTTAATCCTTTGGCCATTTGGTTAACCGCGAATGACGATGGGGTATCATTAAAATCGCCGGCTATAATATATGGGTAAGGGCATTGAGCAGCATGCGCCTTTACTTTGAAAACCTGTTCAGCTCTCCTCATAAATGCTATTTTAAGCTTGCTTCCCAGGCGTTTGGTTGATTTGATATCTGTTTTTCCTTTCTTTGATACGCTGTCGATGTACTTATAATCATCCGGATCAAAATTGATGGATTGCAGGTGGATATTGTAATACCTGAAAATCTTATCTCCTTTTTTTATATCAGCATATAAGCACTGGTTGCCGGACGTTCTGGTTGTTGCAAGGCGGATCATCCCTCTTGACACAATGGGGAATTTCGAAAAAATAGCCATGCCAATAGCTTCACTGCTGTTAAAATTAAAGGGTTCAAAGTAAAAGTTATTGCTGCCTAATATCTTGTTGATCGAGTCGCGTGTTTCATACTGCCCTTTATTGCGGGTATAAAACTCCTGGAACCCTATCACGTCCGGCTGTTCGCTATTGATGATCTCCAGGATCTCATGCTTGGTTGATATATCATTATTGAAGCCGAAATGTTTAAAGTTATGCACGTTGTAGGTCATGACATGTACAACGTTGAGCCCCGGAGGCAGTGAAAAGCTCGACTTAAACCTGAACCCGATATTGTTATTAAGTACCCCCCAGCCAAGTAAAATACTGACCAGCGAAAACAAAAACTGCCAGCGTTTGCGCAGCAGCCAGTAAAGCATCATGATTATATTAACCAGCAGTATAGGGGGATAGGCAAGGCCGAAGAAAGCAAATAGCCAGTACTTACGCGGGTCAACAGAAGGGGCGAAATAACCGATCAATAAAGCAAAACAGAAAAACAGGTTTATCCATAATAACACCCTGCTAAAAATACTTTGCTTTTTTTTTATCATTTATTCCTGTTTGCTTGCACGCGATAAAATTTCACGCTCCTGTTTGCTTAAGCTATTGTAGCCCGATTGTGATATTTTATCTAAAATGCGGTCAACCTCTTCCTGGCGCGGGTAATCGGATGCGTTTTTGCCCATATTATTTGAAACCACCTTTAACCTGGGTTTCCGTTTAAACAGCCCGGCTATTCCTCCTACCCAATCATGCCCTTTTTGCAATTGCTTAATATACACAAATCCCATTAAAGCACCGCCAAGGTGTGCAATTTCGCCCCCCGCGTTTGCACCAACAATGCCCAAAAAGTCAATAACGAGAATTACAAATACCAGCCATTTTAATTTTACCGGCCCAAATAAAATCAGTGATATGGTATAATTAGGCAGCAAGGTGGCCGTAGCTACCACAATGGCCATTACGCTGGCAGATGCGCCAACTATGGTGCTATTTTGCGCAGCATT
It contains:
- a CDS encoding endonuclease/exonuclease/phosphatase family protein — translated: MIKKKQSIFSRVLLWINLFFCFALLIGYFAPSVDPRKYWLFAFFGLAYPPILLVNIIMMLYWLLRKRWQFLFSLVSILLGWGVLNNNIGFRFKSSFSLPPGLNVVHVMTYNVHNFKHFGFNNDISTKHEILEIINSEQPDVIGFQEFYTRNKGQYETRDSINKILGSNNFYFEPFNFNSSEAIGMAIFSKFPIVSRGMIRLATTRTSGNQCLYADIKKGDKIFRYYNIHLQSINFDPDDYKYIDSVSKKGKTDIKSTKRLGSKLKIAFMRRAEQVFKVKAHAAQCPYPYIIAGDFNDTPSSFAVNQMAKGLNNSFREKGSGLGRTYNGDFPNYQIDYIMSSPQFSVFNYKVIEKKLSDHYPLRSDLVLN
- the cysS gene encoding cysteine--tRNA ligase is translated as MQQNLFVYNTLTRKKELFKPINAPHVGMYVCGPTVYSDVHLGNCRTYISFDLMFRYLTAIGYKVRYVRNVTDAGHLEGDAGDEGEDKIAKKAKLAQLEPMEIVQKYTVGFRDVMRILNNLPPSIEPTATGHIIEQIEMVKEILARGYAYEVDGTIYFDVEKYNKSQDYGILSGRNLEDLLNNTRTLGGQQEKHGKLDFALWIKAKPEHLMKWPSPWGVGFPGWHLECSAMSQKYLGSHFDIHGGGIDLVPTHHTNEIAQNVACCGTNPANYWVHTNMLTVNGQKMSKSLGNSFLPHELFSGENSILNKGYSPMTVRFFMLQAHYRSTLDFGNEAMEASEKGFKRLMNAFTLLTDGLKASATTEVEIAPLMERCYAAMNDDFNSPVLIAELFEASRIINSVYDGKLKIDAANLEQLTALMNLFVVDVLGLQNEQAANDDLPKVLNFIVDLRSGAKANKDYATSDKIRDGLSQIGFQLKDSKEGTTWSKA
- a CDS encoding rhomboid family intramembrane serine protease, which gives rise to MSTLWQNIHYKMLRSGNRLNLLIGINVIVFLVINISAIVEQLLTHFGGSIILLYADKYLNMPAYLPGLLKHFWTPLTYMFMHAGILHILFNMLWLYWMGQIFEEYLGNKRTIGLYLMGGLAGALLYLLALNLLPAFTSVNAAQNSTIVGASASVMAIVVATATLLPNYTISLILFGPVKLKWLVFVILVIDFLGIVGANAGGEIAHLGGALMGFVYIKQLQKGHDWVGGIAGLFKRKPRLKVVSNNMGKNASDYPRQEEVDRILDKISQSGYNSLSKQEREILSRASKQE